A part of Candidatus Electrothrix aestuarii genomic DNA contains:
- a CDS encoding DKNYY domain-containing protein, whose translation MGKIYHRISAPIALFFLLFPLCAQGASLGKCYKRTTEGIEISYLGGYPSAKRIHSKVQGADPASFRLLADIQGDNCGQAPLYGADAKQVFFRNKPLAGADPKYFIVIGRGYGHDRTGLYYRDKLVANIKPEGIRLIPIPYSTAVYCATTAVVLSRNKPIVAAVDPLTVQALGGRWLRDAEHVYLEHFKKNIQGADPNSFTVLAPRKGRLRDLLYAQDRNRVYMLTAQGVKILQGADPATFERLNKRYCRDRSTVYYKGMPVEGAHAPSFHIPKRTFGHTGFDKFGKIHRGKRVAGK comes from the coding sequence ATGGGAAAAATCTATCATCGCATCTCTGCTCCAATCGCTCTCTTTTTCCTCCTGTTCCCCCTCTGCGCCCAAGGCGCTTCCCTGGGAAAATGCTATAAGCGAACAACTGAAGGCATAGAAATCAGCTACCTGGGCGGCTATCCCTCTGCTAAACGTATCCACAGCAAGGTCCAGGGCGCTGATCCCGCTTCTTTCCGCCTCTTGGCAGACATTCAGGGCGATAACTGCGGTCAGGCACCGCTCTACGGTGCTGATGCCAAGCAGGTCTTTTTCCGCAACAAGCCTCTTGCCGGAGCTGATCCTAAATATTTCATCGTCATTGGTAGGGGCTATGGGCATGACCGGACCGGCCTCTATTATCGCGACAAGCTGGTAGCAAACATCAAACCGGAGGGCATTCGCCTTATTCCCATCCCCTACTCTACGGCTGTATACTGCGCAACCACCGCTGTGGTTCTCTCCCGAAACAAACCGATCGTTGCAGCAGTGGACCCACTCACCGTTCAGGCACTGGGCGGCCGATGGCTACGGGACGCCGAGCATGTCTATCTGGAGCATTTCAAAAAAAACATCCAGGGTGCGGACCCGAACAGTTTTACCGTGTTAGCGCCCAGGAAAGGCAGGTTGCGTGATCTGCTCTATGCGCAGGACAGGAATCGAGTCTATATGCTCACTGCTCAGGGAGTGAAGATTCTGCAAGGGGCTGATCCGGCGACCTTTGAGCGGCTGAATAAGCGGTATTGCCGGGATCGATCTACGGTTTATTATAAAGGCATGCCGGTCGAGGGTGCCCATGCCCCGAGTTTCCATATCCCCAAGCGTACCTTCGGTCATACTGGTTTTGACAAGTTCGGCAAGATCCATCGTGGGAAAAGAGTTGCTGGCAAATAA
- a CDS encoding S-adenosylmethionine decarboxylase gives MMDVVGANPCVRPYTRAGTGTCPYNLKTEILFWENLKTPKKDMAFTEQEKQRAFGFHLMLDCYQCNPEHLDNIDSCYRFLDELVLITGATKQTQPYVFRTPEEFAGKEGLSGWVPLVESGISLHTLTASNFISLDVYSCKEFSVEDIKAYTQQFFQPAEIEERFLLRGLKYH, from the coding sequence ATGATGGATGTCGTAGGGGCGAACCCCTGTGTTCGCCCTTATACACGGGCAGGCACAGGGACCTGCCCCTACAATCTGAAAACAGAGATTTTATTTTGGGAAAACCTCAAGACCCCAAAAAAAGATATGGCATTTACTGAGCAAGAAAAGCAACGGGCCTTTGGTTTTCATCTCATGCTGGATTGCTACCAATGCAATCCTGAGCACCTGGACAATATTGACTCCTGCTACCGCTTTCTTGATGAGCTGGTCCTCATAACCGGGGCCACCAAACAGACCCAGCCCTATGTGTTCAGGACGCCGGAGGAGTTTGCCGGTAAGGAAGGCTTATCCGGCTGGGTCCCCTTGGTGGAATCCGGGATTTCTCTTCACACCCTGACCGCCAGTAACTTCATCAGCCTGGATGTGTATTCGTGTAAAGAATTCAGTGTTGAGGATATCAAGGCGTATACCCAGCAGTTCTTTCAGCCAGCTGAGATTGAAGAGCGCTTCCTGTTGCGGGGCCTGAAATATCATTGA
- a CDS encoding SMEK domain-containing protein produces MTRHELLQRSSSLLGRFAHEVKVANAMGLFDINTVAEDVLVPIFAIAFNCPDLCNQNRIQMNFPAVDLGCRTSRLSIQITSDSSSSKMQETLEKFDSHGLGSDFDNLYVYVITERQKSYTSQKLTETMNSLSIKFNPVSDILDYQDLAKRLGELTNEQIENINDHLEAEFTKTDRNLQFRSNLDAFLAVSQQKIEDEKRTKKYIPSVFVETSETKEEMRYFANPMFFYRKIDDDLRRIDLCGFNELLGMAKIEPVADNLCEIKTLEVPNNLSELRKRFVQQSIALEAIEEPVSPFSYFGKRAESFAPSDHSASYWNVFGCGSSKSKLGY; encoded by the coding sequence ATGACACGGCATGAACTTCTGCAAAGATCAAGTTCTCTGTTGGGGCGTTTTGCGCACGAGGTGAAAGTCGCGAATGCGATGGGGCTATTCGACATTAATACCGTCGCGGAGGACGTTCTTGTCCCCATCTTCGCGATAGCTTTCAACTGCCCCGACCTGTGCAACCAAAACCGCATCCAAATGAACTTCCCAGCTGTCGATCTAGGATGCAGAACGAGCAGACTCTCAATCCAAATCACTTCTGACTCTTCAAGCAGCAAGATGCAAGAAACGCTGGAGAAATTTGATTCTCATGGTCTTGGCAGCGATTTTGATAACCTCTACGTGTATGTAATAACTGAGAGACAGAAATCATACACCTCGCAAAAATTGACAGAAACAATGAACAGCCTGTCAATTAAGTTCAATCCAGTGAGCGACATTCTTGATTATCAGGACTTGGCAAAAAGGCTTGGTGAACTCACTAACGAACAAATCGAAAACATTAATGACCATCTCGAAGCGGAATTTACAAAGACAGACAGAAATCTTCAATTTCGAAGTAATCTGGATGCGTTTCTGGCCGTTAGCCAACAAAAGATAGAGGATGAGAAGCGAACAAAAAAATACATCCCATCAGTTTTTGTGGAGACCTCAGAGACTAAGGAAGAGATGCGGTATTTCGCAAATCCCATGTTCTTCTACAGAAAGATTGATGATGATTTACGACGAATTGATCTATGCGGTTTCAATGAACTCCTAGGTATGGCCAAAATTGAACCCGTTGCGGACAATTTATGTGAAATAAAAACGTTAGAGGTGCCAAATAACCTATCCGAACTTCGAAAACGATTTGTTCAGCAGAGCATTGCACTTGAAGCTATCGAAGAGCCTGTTTCTCCTTTTTCTTATTTTGGTAAACGTGCTGAGTCATTTGCACCTAGCGACCACTCTGCTAGCTACTGGAATGTGTTTGGGTGCGGCTCTTCTAAATCAAAGCTAGGATATTGA
- a CDS encoding polysaccharide pyruvyl transferase family protein: MAARNNDFFPPKQPVRFLIGGVHFGHQNIGDEAILAGIVTVLRNIAPNCIITVLTDNPDGSTSNLLCVKTFRFRLYTTRKTGGYKRAFRLMSRMLENVLHAYAVFRHDIIICAGATILSDSPATVIRLSSFGLAANKRLIYFPGGMNSGNPNSTLEKLVFLSREFDLFLTRDPDSRQRLISAGCKKQQIICTIDPAFNVKGWEIEQKRALRYVPWLTGGLPVVAIGISNEPDCEQHNHPKQWAMIADFVIEKFGAHVLFLPSNTESGKDLVVMKKTHALMKYRKKAMIIEKELEPKVMIALIAHLELMISSRMHQLIFSAMATTPFIGISRCDKTDTFLSFFDMKAAASTQNCTLGRLRFTLEETWGQREEIKKHIAGVTKKLYARSLETELLVRNCLEKIYMMPVQKRPWSLRLRFLLKAFFMKLGKDTKKTPPPVAPSGDN, translated from the coding sequence TTGGCAGCAAGAAATAATGATTTTTTTCCCCCTAAGCAGCCTGTTCGTTTTCTTATCGGCGGCGTTCATTTCGGTCATCAAAATATTGGTGACGAGGCTATCTTAGCAGGGATTGTTACGGTACTACGCAATATAGCTCCTAATTGCATAATTACAGTACTAACAGATAATCCAGATGGATCAACTAGTAACCTACTTTGTGTAAAAACCTTTCGATTTCGATTGTATACAACTAGGAAGACAGGTGGGTATAAAAGGGCTTTCAGGCTAATGAGTCGTATGCTGGAGAATGTTCTTCATGCCTACGCTGTTTTTCGTCATGATATTATTATTTGCGCGGGTGCTACTATTTTATCCGATTCACCTGCCACGGTTATCCGACTATCTTCCTTTGGGCTTGCTGCAAATAAACGTCTTATATATTTTCCGGGAGGAATGAATTCCGGGAATCCCAATTCTACCTTAGAAAAACTCGTTTTTCTAAGCAGGGAATTCGATCTTTTTCTGACCCGTGACCCTGATAGTAGACAACGGTTAATAAGTGCCGGCTGTAAGAAACAACAAATTATTTGCACTATTGATCCAGCATTTAACGTGAAAGGCTGGGAGATTGAGCAAAAAAGAGCGTTGCGTTATGTCCCTTGGTTGACAGGCGGTTTACCTGTTGTTGCAATAGGTATATCAAATGAGCCTGATTGTGAGCAGCATAATCACCCAAAACAATGGGCTATGATTGCAGATTTTGTAATTGAAAAATTCGGAGCGCATGTCCTCTTTTTACCAAGTAATACTGAGTCTGGAAAAGATTTGGTTGTAATGAAAAAAACTCATGCATTAATGAAATATCGAAAAAAGGCTATGATTATAGAAAAAGAACTGGAGCCTAAGGTCATGATTGCACTGATTGCACACTTAGAGCTTATGATTTCAAGCCGCATGCATCAACTTATTTTTAGTGCCATGGCAACAACTCCTTTTATCGGTATCAGTCGGTGTGATAAGACAGATACATTTCTTTCCTTCTTTGATATGAAAGCAGCTGCATCCACCCAGAATTGTACGCTAGGGAGGTTACGATTTACTCTTGAAGAAACTTGGGGACAACGAGAAGAGATTAAAAAGCACATAGCAGGCGTTACGAAGAAACTTTATGCAAGAAGTCTTGAAACTGAATTACTCGTTAGAAATTGTTTAGAGAAAATCTATATGATGCCAGTGCAAAAGCGCCCTTGGTCGTTGAGGTTACGCTTTCTTCTTAAAGCCTTTTTTATGAAGCTTGGTAAAGATACAAAAAAAACTCCTCCACCTGTTGCCCCATCAGGAGACAACTAA
- a CDS encoding Coenzyme F420 hydrogenase/dehydrogenase, beta subunit C-terminal domain, with amino-acid sequence MIKEKTITIKKYKKLCTACGICVAACPGDALEMRLSSAGIMRPILKANNQCRNCGLCIKVCGGYKLPDDNDAVNCLNRNSAIGPWHKIYIGYAQEKTVRARGASGGVVTSLLIHLLKRGDIRGAIVTVTDPENPFSSKTTLATSQQELLSSQKSRYTQVDFSQGLKELLQAPPGNYAIVGLPCHLASLEKLTQINRRVRDKLFIRIGLFCGRGSSSHLGELVAIKGLKIIPKSVKNVCYRSGPWEKFGFEYQGDFGKKWMQFGGNSIISQCWSTFFLCPGRCLLCNDGFAEYSDISCGDAWNIFTGNKELGGSVVIIRSQIGQQVVDKGSLEQSISLTEIKIEDLLLTQPSIVRFQEKLHPAIVKIFSLFHSPVPLNLREKSKSALQYKQLVAGVIIIFNSQCSLMFSRSGLLRYVPASVLSTFQKIFRKGIQFGSKK; translated from the coding sequence ATGATAAAAGAAAAGACAATTACAATAAAGAAATATAAAAAATTATGTACAGCATGTGGAATCTGTGTTGCGGCTTGCCCTGGAGATGCGTTGGAGATGCGTCTGTCATCAGCGGGCATTATGCGGCCTATACTGAAAGCAAATAATCAGTGCAGGAACTGTGGTTTGTGCATAAAGGTTTGCGGTGGGTACAAACTCCCTGACGACAACGATGCGGTAAATTGCCTTAACAGAAATTCGGCAATTGGGCCCTGGCATAAAATCTATATAGGATATGCTCAAGAAAAGACTGTCAGGGCCAGAGGCGCGTCAGGTGGAGTTGTTACATCTTTGTTAATCCACCTCCTGAAACGGGGAGATATTCGTGGAGCGATCGTTACCGTGACGGATCCAGAAAATCCGTTTAGTAGTAAAACTACCTTAGCAACTTCTCAGCAAGAATTACTTTCCAGCCAGAAATCAAGATATACACAGGTTGATTTCAGTCAGGGGCTAAAAGAATTACTGCAGGCGCCCCCAGGGAATTATGCTATTGTAGGGTTGCCCTGTCATCTTGCCAGTCTTGAAAAGTTAACACAAATTAACCGGAGAGTTAGAGACAAGCTTTTTATTAGAATAGGTCTTTTTTGTGGCCGTGGTTCAAGCAGCCATCTTGGGGAATTAGTTGCTATTAAGGGTTTAAAAATTATTCCCAAATCCGTTAAAAATGTGTGTTACAGGAGCGGTCCTTGGGAAAAATTTGGTTTTGAATACCAAGGTGATTTTGGGAAAAAGTGGATGCAGTTTGGGGGGAACAGTATTATTTCACAGTGTTGGAGCACCTTTTTTCTTTGTCCTGGACGTTGCCTCCTTTGTAACGATGGTTTTGCTGAGTATTCCGATATTTCTTGTGGTGATGCATGGAATATTTTTACAGGCAACAAAGAACTTGGCGGCTCGGTTGTGATAATCAGGAGTCAAATAGGCCAACAGGTAGTCGATAAGGGATCGTTAGAACAAAGTATATCGCTCACGGAAATTAAAATAGAAGATCTGCTGCTAACTCAACCTTCAATTGTGCGATTTCAAGAAAAATTGCATCCTGCCATTGTCAAAATATTTTCTTTGTTTCATTCTCCTGTTCCACTGAACCTGCGTGAAAAAAGCAAGAGTGCTTTGCAATATAAGCAATTGGTTGCTGGTGTTATTATTATTTTTAACTCGCAATGCAGCCTTATGTTTAGTCGTAGTGGTCTTTTGCGCTATGTGCCGGCATCAGTTCTTTCCACGTTTCAAAAGATTTTTCGTAAGGGCATTCAATTTGGCAGCAAGAAATAA
- a CDS encoding oligosaccharide flippase family protein, with protein MSKGQFHTLLKKSSYASVGVLLSRVLSACAVIIMSRVVGPANFGIYASLWAVIRVTLALSETGMTTGIKRDGARNYEYLPILLGNTLLAKIVIGIIALLFATLYYTAVVEFNSVHQSLTVPLVIIAFILFFIEPFFAVLQVRGQQAQIAVLQIGKNLLFLTGFIALAVKGSGLKTFVWFQAVLNCFFFIVVYFYSTGSLRVRFDLSQIAPQFFSSFVFGLSGVMYTTYTQLPVLALAHFGSIEEVGYFAVAYRLIELLFLTAAAASNNAFLPSLFRLYRSNRKDFVEICGRMQLFFFSLGVVVSSSLYVSAEPLILFLQGDEYRPAIQAVRIMSWAVMLNMGILAAGCSLTAAGRMRIKILLQLCVVAVVFLTSIFIIKPYGFLGASYTVCIMWGTLVILYYPYAGYKRLITSAGLFHLLLPSTLTIVAAVFTANLFYLPWVTKLTFFFFNAILVWLLTFLWFKKHPPILH; from the coding sequence ATGAGTAAAGGACAGTTTCATACCTTGCTTAAAAAAAGCTCCTACGCATCCGTCGGTGTACTCCTGTCTCGTGTGCTCAGTGCGTGTGCTGTAATAATAATGTCTCGAGTCGTAGGGCCTGCTAATTTTGGAATATATGCTTCACTCTGGGCAGTTATCCGCGTTACGTTAGCCTTAAGTGAGACAGGAATGACAACCGGCATTAAAAGGGATGGGGCTCGTAATTATGAATATCTGCCTATTCTTTTGGGAAATACTCTTCTTGCTAAGATTGTGATTGGGATAATCGCTTTGCTTTTTGCCACCCTTTACTACACTGCAGTTGTGGAATTCAACAGCGTCCACCAATCGCTAACAGTTCCTCTGGTGATAATTGCCTTTATATTATTTTTTATTGAACCTTTTTTTGCGGTTCTGCAAGTTAGGGGACAACAGGCACAAATAGCTGTACTGCAAATCGGAAAAAATTTATTATTTCTAACAGGTTTTATAGCTCTGGCTGTAAAGGGCTCGGGTCTCAAGACATTTGTTTGGTTCCAGGCCGTATTGAATTGTTTTTTTTTCATTGTTGTTTATTTCTATTCCACTGGGTCTCTTCGAGTCCGTTTCGATCTGAGTCAAATAGCCCCCCAATTTTTTAGTTCTTTTGTTTTTGGGCTGTCAGGTGTCATGTATACAACATATACACAACTGCCTGTTCTTGCTCTTGCTCATTTTGGCTCAATCGAAGAAGTGGGGTATTTCGCCGTAGCTTATCGGTTGATTGAACTGCTGTTTTTGACAGCTGCCGCAGCGAGTAATAATGCGTTTCTCCCCTCCCTCTTTCGGTTATATAGATCGAATCGGAAAGACTTTGTAGAGATCTGCGGCAGAATGCAACTTTTTTTCTTTTCTCTTGGAGTTGTAGTATCATCATCTCTTTATGTTAGTGCTGAGCCACTCATTTTATTCTTGCAAGGAGATGAATATCGTCCTGCAATTCAGGCGGTACGCATAATGTCATGGGCAGTTATGTTGAATATGGGGATATTGGCTGCCGGGTGCAGTCTGACGGCAGCTGGCAGGATGCGAATAAAAATACTCCTGCAGCTCTGCGTTGTTGCTGTTGTCTTTCTTACCAGTATATTTATTATCAAACCTTACGGTTTTCTGGGGGCAAGCTATACTGTTTGTATTATGTGGGGTACATTGGTCATTCTCTATTATCCTTATGCCGGTTACAAAAGATTAATTACTTCTGCCGGTCTTTTTCACCTTCTTTTGCCATCAACTTTAACGATTGTGGCTGCTGTCTTCACGGCAAACCTTTTTTATTTACCTTGGGTAACAAAACTTACTTTCTTTTTTTTTAACGCTATACTAGTTTGGTTATTGACGTTCCTCTGGTTTAAAAAGCATCCTCCTATTCTGCACTAA
- a CDS encoding M18 family aminopeptidase, with translation MIAEKKYAPELADFIGSSPTSFHAVATAAKLLEKKGFQQLDEKENWQKLPAGKYFVLRNESSLIGFIWNDGAQSVEVIGAHTDSPCLKVKPKPVIRNWNCLQLGVEIYGGALLRPWFDRELSLAGRVLWHEVGSTELHSTLIDFKRPVAIIPNLAIHLNSEANKLQEVNRQSDMVPLLSLTEEEQTDFFQIIEKQLRRQYSLPEQIAISDHELFFYDAASPALIGLEEQFLTGARLDNLISCFAALQALVAADAAGTEQNCMIMLNDHEEVGSTSAVGAQGSFLRDILERLLPDPGERQAMLRKSLLISADNAHALHPNFADKHDPQHQPLMSKGLVIKLNANQRYATNAGTSARFRMLCEQAEVPVQEFVVRNDMGCGSTIGPLTAAKIGVDTVDVGVPSLAMHSIRETAACTDCWYLYQVLRTFLTGNTEAL, from the coding sequence ATGATAGCGGAAAAAAAATACGCCCCTGAGCTGGCCGATTTTATCGGCTCGTCCCCCACATCCTTTCATGCTGTTGCCACGGCGGCGAAGCTGCTGGAGAAGAAAGGTTTTCAGCAGCTTGATGAAAAAGAGAACTGGCAAAAGCTGCCTGCCGGGAAATATTTTGTTCTGCGTAATGAATCCAGCCTCATCGGCTTCATCTGGAATGACGGGGCACAATCTGTGGAGGTAATCGGGGCCCATACTGACAGTCCCTGCCTCAAGGTCAAGCCCAAGCCAGTTATCAGGAATTGGAATTGCCTGCAATTGGGGGTGGAGATCTACGGCGGCGCCCTGCTCAGGCCCTGGTTTGACAGGGAGCTCTCTCTTGCCGGGCGGGTGCTCTGGCATGAGGTGGGCTCAACAGAGCTGCATTCCACCCTGATTGATTTTAAGCGTCCGGTTGCCATTATTCCTAACCTGGCTATTCATCTGAACAGCGAAGCCAATAAACTCCAGGAAGTCAACAGACAGAGTGATATGGTTCCCCTGCTTTCTCTGACCGAAGAAGAGCAAACCGACTTCTTCCAAATCATTGAGAAGCAATTGCGGCGTCAGTATTCCCTGCCGGAACAGATCGCCATAAGTGACCACGAGCTCTTCTTTTATGATGCGGCCTCCCCTGCCCTGATCGGTTTGGAGGAGCAATTTCTTACCGGGGCCCGCCTGGACAACCTGATCTCCTGCTTTGCCGCCCTCCAAGCCTTAGTGGCTGCTGATGCCGCTGGAACGGAGCAAAACTGCATGATTATGCTCAACGACCACGAGGAGGTGGGCAGCACCTCGGCTGTGGGTGCGCAAGGTTCCTTTCTCCGTGACATCCTGGAGCGGCTGCTGCCGGATCCGGGCGAACGGCAGGCGATGCTGCGTAAGTCATTGCTCATCTCAGCAGATAATGCTCATGCACTCCACCCTAATTTCGCAGACAAGCATGATCCCCAGCACCAGCCACTGATGAGCAAGGGCCTTGTTATCAAGCTCAATGCCAACCAGCGCTATGCCACCAATGCCGGGACCTCGGCCCGCTTCCGCATGCTCTGTGAACAGGCAGAGGTGCCAGTGCAGGAATTTGTTGTCCGTAATGATATGGGCTGCGGCTCCACCATTGGTCCGCTCACTGCCGCCAAAATCGGAGTGGACACGGTGGATGTGGGCGTGCCCTCCCTGGCCATGCATTCCATTCGTGAAACAGCAGCCTGCACCGATTGCTGGTATCTCTATCAGGTCTTGCGGACTTTTTTAACAGGCAATACTGAAGCCTTATGA
- a CDS encoding O-antigen ligase family protein, translating into MIQHRKFKIVIFSSLFTIVLFVPFLFSLLKRFYFYQAIIVGIILLPILLIPLVRSPRKTLLALLLLSIPLNPSVALLQDYSFIFPLTIKFWFSDLLLFFCWCYIFLNNLIGRTNYSRIISKSSRIVLNFFLIWLAFALFSMVFAVDRLIVLIELIKIIRILLIFLTIPYLINSEKDLAFIAACLIGAVFLQALLILAQYSTGEQLLRLPGGARNLDITSDGLLFRPSGTLGHSSNFAKISALVLPVCLTLQQHDSRPFMKIFFTLALLIIIISSVVVVSRIGLATSALGITLTFLLSLRTAKGRKKILLQLYLCVIVFFVAWITGGERIIVRMTYDNFSSGSRLPMWLTALEVIKSHPLGVGLNNYLHIASQYDFYGIVESYPFPVHNVFLLNFAELGVVGGGCFIGLLVSVVVLARNIAKRVHDDMDAAILQSLGIGIACSWLQGLVGWGHRSSFIHLPFFAILAGTIVAYNYLITQKYNRAYWTEPF; encoded by the coding sequence ATGATTCAGCATCGTAAATTTAAAATCGTAATATTTTCTTCCCTATTTACAATCGTACTTTTTGTTCCATTTCTTTTTTCGCTGTTAAAACGATTTTATTTTTATCAAGCAATTATAGTTGGAATAATACTTCTCCCGATTTTACTCATTCCACTTGTACGTTCGCCGCGAAAAACTCTTCTCGCATTATTACTATTATCTATCCCTTTAAATCCTAGCGTTGCACTTCTTCAGGATTATTCTTTTATATTTCCACTGACCATTAAATTTTGGTTCTCGGACCTGCTGTTATTTTTTTGTTGGTGTTATATTTTTTTAAATAATTTAATCGGTCGTACGAATTATTCTCGTATAATCTCTAAATCATCCAGGATAGTTTTGAACTTTTTTCTTATATGGCTTGCCTTTGCTCTGTTCAGTATGGTTTTTGCCGTTGATAGACTGATTGTTCTCATTGAGCTTATTAAAATTATACGGATACTGCTTATCTTTCTGACCATTCCGTATCTTATTAACTCAGAAAAAGACCTTGCCTTTATTGCTGCATGCTTAATCGGAGCCGTTTTTCTGCAAGCATTGTTGATATTGGCCCAATATTCAACAGGGGAACAACTTCTTCGTCTTCCCGGTGGAGCTCGTAATCTTGATATAACCTCTGATGGCTTATTATTTCGTCCCAGTGGTACATTGGGACACTCCTCAAATTTTGCTAAAATATCTGCTTTAGTCCTGCCGGTCTGTTTGACTTTGCAACAACATGATTCACGTCCCTTTATGAAAATTTTTTTTACGTTGGCTCTGCTTATTATTATTATAAGCTCTGTGGTAGTGGTGAGTCGTATTGGATTAGCAACCTCCGCGCTGGGAATTACTCTGACATTTTTATTATCCCTAAGAACTGCTAAGGGCAGAAAAAAAATTTTATTGCAACTATATTTATGTGTCATTGTTTTTTTTGTGGCATGGATTACTGGCGGGGAACGAATAATCGTCCGGATGACATACGATAATTTTTCTTCAGGATCAAGGCTTCCCATGTGGTTGACGGCACTGGAAGTTATTAAGTCGCACCCACTCGGCGTTGGTCTTAATAACTATCTCCACATAGCGTCTCAGTATGATTTTTATGGTATAGTAGAGTCGTACCCATTTCCGGTTCACAATGTTTTTCTCCTTAATTTTGCTGAGCTAGGAGTAGTAGGGGGGGGCTGTTTTATTGGCTTGCTGGTAAGTGTTGTCGTATTAGCACGTAACATCGCAAAAAGAGTGCATGACGATATGGATGCGGCAATTCTGCAGTCGTTGGGTATAGGTATTGCTTGCAGCTGGCTTCAAGGCCTGGTCGGTTGGGGGCATAGGTCATCTTTTATTCACTTGCCCTTTTTTGCAATTCTTGCCGGAACAATAGTCGCCTATAATTATCTGATAACACAAAAATATAACAGGGCCTATTGGACAGAGCCTTTCTGA
- a CDS encoding ATP-binding cassette domain-containing protein, translating into MALFQYPSFDLEEPHPKEMSRKEINEEATDMLEKIRLVEHGGKYPHELSGGMQQRVAIGQSLIMKPKILVMDEPFGALDPDTREDMQLFLVELWEKEKMTIFFITHDLEEAAFLGTRLVVLSQYYTDDRGNGNHVNRGAKITADYKPPPTVSNTAVKQSREFIELITCIRKEGFDPDFLQHASEFKLMHPDSFQTLTKEESGLGRSN; encoded by the coding sequence TTGGCACTTTTTCAATACCCTAGCTTTGATTTAGAAGAGCCGCACCCAAAGGAGATGTCGCGCAAAGAAATAAACGAGGAAGCAACAGACATGCTGGAAAAGATCCGGTTGGTCGAGCATGGTGGGAAATATCCTCATGAGTTGTCGGGCGGTATGCAGCAGCGTGTGGCTATCGGGCAGTCTCTGATTATGAAACCAAAAATTCTGGTTATGGATGAGCCCTTTGGTGCCCTTGATCCTGATACCAGGGAAGATATGCAGCTTTTTTTGGTGGAACTCTGGGAGAAAGAGAAAATGACGATTTTCTTTATTACCCATGATCTGGAAGAGGCTGCCTTTCTCGGCACCAGACTTGTAGTGCTGTCGCAGTATTATACTGATGACAGGGGAAATGGCAATCACGTCAATCGCGGGGCTAAGATTACAGCTGATTACAAGCCACCCCCTACTGTGAGTAATACAGCAGTCAAGCAGAGCAGAGAATTTATCGAGCTAATTACCTGTATACGCAAAGAGGGCTTTGATCCTGATTTTCTTCAGCATGCAAGTGAATTTAAACTGATGCATCCTGATTCCTTTCAGACCTTAACTAAGGAAGAGAGTGGATTGGGTCGCTCTAATTAG